A part of Lacinutrix sp. 5H-3-7-4 genomic DNA contains:
- a CDS encoding YgcG family protein, with product MKNFILFLCFIFTISCKQDVSNLEKNENFIQDYTNLFSTTEAKFLLEKIKNHQFKTSNQICIYTIDSLPKNVTALNHATLLATQLGVGLKEKNNGLLLLISRYDRAIAIATGIGTEKQITDTVAYTIIENTIVPNFKNQEFYKGVSIALDSIFVKWN from the coding sequence ATGAAAAACTTCATACTGTTTTTATGTTTCATATTTACAATTTCTTGTAAACAAGACGTTTCTAACCTTGAAAAAAATGAAAATTTTATTCAAGATTACACCAATTTATTTTCTACCACTGAAGCGAAATTTCTTTTAGAAAAAATTAAAAATCACCAATTTAAAACCAGTAATCAAATTTGTATTTATACTATAGACTCTTTACCTAAAAATGTAACGGCATTAAATCATGCTACGTTACTTGCCACACAACTTGGTGTTGGGTTAAAAGAAAAAAATAATGGTCTTTTATTATTAATTTCTAGATACGATCGAGCCATTGCGATTGCTACGGGTATAGGAACAGAGAAACAAATTACAGATACAGTTGCTTATACAATTATTGAAAATACAATTGTACCTAATTTTAAAAACCAGGAATTTTATAAAGGTGTTTCAATAGCATTAGATTCTATTTTTGTTAAATGGAATTAA
- a CDS encoding TPM domain-containing protein, which yields MQNPVEAFLTTIEEQEIVAAIREAELQTSGEIRVHIETSAKGNIEARALEVFSILKMHNTELHNGVLIYVAVNDKAFAIYGDKGINSVVSKTFWDDTKNTIQIHFKNGNYKQGLVDGILLAGNQLKSYFPRLENDTNELSNTISKG from the coding sequence ATGCAAAATCCTGTTGAAGCCTTTTTAACCACCATTGAAGAACAAGAAATTGTTGCCGCAATACGTGAGGCAGAATTACAAACTTCTGGAGAAATACGTGTGCATATTGAAACCTCTGCAAAAGGTAATATTGAAGCGCGAGCTTTAGAAGTATTCTCTATTTTAAAAATGCACAATACAGAATTACATAATGGTGTTTTAATTTATGTAGCGGTAAACGATAAGGCTTTTGCTATTTATGGAGATAAAGGTATTAATAGTGTTGTATCAAAAACATTTTGGGACGATACTAAAAACACAATACAAATCCATTTTAAAAACGGAAATTACAAACAAGGCTTGGTAGACGGTATTCTTTTAGCTGGAAACCAGTTAAAATCTTATTTCCCAAGATTAGAAAATGACACAAACGAGTTAAGCAACACTATTTCTAAAGGATGA
- the alaS gene encoding alanine--tRNA ligase, translated as MKSQDIRSTFLNFFEKKKHSIVPSAPMVLKDDPTLMFVNAGMVPFKEYFLGNSEPKNTRLTDSQKCLRVSGKHNDLEEVGYDTYHHTLFEMLGNWSFGDYFKKEAIAWAWELLTEVYKIDKDILYVTVFEGSEDSDKLDMDTEAYDIWKQYISEDRILKGNKKDNFWEMGEQGPCGPCSEIHVDIRSAEEKAKVNGKDLVNMDHPQVVEIWNLVFMQYNRKANGSLEGLPNKHIDTGMGFERLCMVLQNVQSNYDTDVFTPIIREIETITDKEYNKNEKTDIAIRVISDHVRAVAFSIADGQLPSNTGAGYVIRRILRRAVRYGFTFLDKKEPFIYRLVDVLSDKMGEAFPELKTQKQLIENVIKEEETSFLRTLDQGLLLLDRIIETTKGKEVLGAKVFELKDTYGFPEDLTDLILREKGYTYNVEEFNAELEKQKSRGRESSALKSDDWTTLVEDAEQEFIGYDALEANVKITRYRKVTSKKDGEMYQLVFNLTPFYAEGGGQVGDKGYLEDAHGDVVYILDTKKENNVIIHFAKNLPKHLNETFKAVVDAKQRYRTECNHTATHLLHQGLREVLGTHVEQKGSAVHSKYLRFDFSHFSKVTNEQLQEVEDFVNRRIDGKLELEENRNVPMDQAIEDGAMALFGEKYGDTVRTIRFGQSIELCGGTHVKNTSDIWHFKIVSEGAVASGIRRIEAITSDAVKDFYAENSKVFSEMKSLLNNAKDPKEALVKLQTENNDLKKQIESLLKDKAKNLKAELENNLTEINGVQFLAEKVDLDASGIKDVAFDLGQKHKNLFLIFGADTGGKALLTCYISKELVAEKGLNAGTVVRELGKLIQGGGGGQPFFATAGGKNPEGIQEALNEAKKYIQ; from the coding sequence ATGAAATCTCAAGATATTCGCTCTACATTTTTAAATTTTTTCGAAAAAAAGAAACACAGTATTGTGCCTTCTGCACCTATGGTTTTAAAGGATGATCCAACGTTAATGTTTGTAAATGCTGGAATGGTTCCTTTTAAAGAGTATTTTTTGGGAAATTCTGAACCTAAAAATACGCGTTTAACAGATTCTCAAAAATGTTTACGTGTTTCTGGTAAACATAACGATTTAGAAGAAGTTGGTTACGATACTTACCACCATACTTTATTCGAAATGTTAGGAAACTGGTCTTTTGGAGATTACTTTAAAAAAGAAGCTATTGCTTGGGCTTGGGAGTTGTTAACCGAAGTTTATAAAATAGATAAAGATATTTTATATGTTACTGTTTTTGAAGGTAGCGAAGATAGCGATAAGCTTGATATGGATACAGAAGCTTATGATATTTGGAAACAATACATTAGCGAAGACCGCATTTTAAAAGGTAATAAAAAAGATAATTTCTGGGAAATGGGAGAACAAGGACCTTGCGGACCTTGTAGTGAGATACATGTAGATATACGTTCGGCTGAAGAAAAAGCAAAAGTAAACGGTAAAGATTTAGTAAATATGGATCACCCACAAGTGGTCGAAATCTGGAACCTTGTATTTATGCAATATAACCGTAAAGCAAATGGTTCGCTTGAAGGTTTGCCAAATAAGCATATAGATACAGGCATGGGATTTGAGCGTTTATGTATGGTGTTGCAAAATGTACAATCTAATTACGATACAGATGTTTTTACACCAATTATTCGTGAAATTGAAACCATAACAGATAAAGAATACAATAAAAACGAAAAAACAGATATTGCTATTCGAGTAATATCAGACCACGTACGTGCAGTAGCATTCTCAATTGCCGATGGACAATTGCCTAGTAATACAGGTGCTGGATATGTAATACGTAGAATTTTACGTCGCGCAGTACGTTATGGTTTTACATTTTTAGACAAAAAAGAACCTTTTATTTACCGTTTAGTAGATGTTTTAAGTGATAAAATGGGAGAAGCATTCCCAGAATTAAAAACACAAAAACAACTTATTGAAAATGTAATTAAAGAAGAAGAAACCTCTTTTTTAAGAACATTAGATCAAGGTTTATTATTACTAGACCGTATTATAGAAACTACAAAAGGAAAAGAAGTTTTAGGCGCTAAGGTATTTGAGTTAAAAGATACTTATGGTTTTCCTGAAGATTTAACCGATTTAATTCTACGTGAAAAAGGCTACACATATAATGTAGAAGAATTTAATGCAGAGCTTGAAAAACAAAAAAGTCGTGGTAGAGAATCATCAGCTTTAAAATCTGACGATTGGACAACGCTAGTTGAAGATGCTGAGCAAGAATTTATTGGTTATGATGCTTTAGAAGCTAATGTGAAAATTACACGATATAGAAAAGTAACCTCTAAAAAAGATGGTGAAATGTATCAACTTGTATTTAATTTAACACCGTTTTATGCTGAAGGTGGCGGACAAGTTGGTGATAAAGGATATTTAGAAGATGCTCACGGAGATGTTGTTTATATTTTAGATACCAAAAAGGAAAATAACGTAATCATTCATTTTGCTAAAAATCTTCCAAAGCATTTAAATGAAACCTTTAAAGCTGTTGTAGATGCAAAACAACGTTATAGAACAGAGTGTAACCATACAGCAACACATTTATTACATCAAGGATTACGTGAGGTTTTAGGAACACACGTTGAGCAGAAAGGTAGTGCAGTGCACTCAAAATACTTACGTTTTGATTTTTCTCATTTTTCTAAAGTTACAAACGAACAATTACAAGAGGTTGAAGACTTTGTAAACCGAAGAATTGACGGTAAATTGGAGTTAGAAGAAAATAGAAATGTACCAATGGACCAAGCGATTGAAGATGGCGCAATGGCTTTATTTGGTGAAAAATATGGAGACACTGTAAGAACAATTCGTTTTGGGCAATCTATAGAATTATGTGGTGGTACGCATGTAAAAAATACTAGCGATATCTGGCATTTTAAAATAGTATCAGAAGGCGCAGTTGCCTCTGGAATAAGAAGAATTGAAGCAATTACAAGTGATGCTGTTAAAGATTTTTATGCTGAAAATAGCAAGGTGTTTTCTGAAATGAAATCATTATTAAACAATGCAAAAGATCCTAAAGAAGCTTTAGTGAAACTGCAAACTGAAAATAATGACTTAAAAAAGCAAATTGAAAGTTTACTTAAAGACAAAGCCAAAAATTTAAAAGCTGAATTAGAAAATAATTTAACCGAAATTAATGGTGTGCAATTTTTAGCCGAAAAAGTAGATTTAGACGCTTCTGGAATTAAAGATGTAGCTTTCGATTTAGGACAAAAGCATAAAAATTTATTCCTAATATTTGGTGCAGATACTGGCGGAAAAGCATTATTAACATGTTATATTTCTAAAGAATTAGTAGCCGAAAAAGGATTAAATGCAGGAACTGTTGTTAGAGAATTAGGGAAATTAATTCAAGGCGGCGGCGGCGGACAACCATTTTTTGCAACCGCAGGCGGAAAAAATCCTGAAGGGATTCAAGAGGCTTTAAACGAAGCGAAAAAATACATTCAATAA
- a CDS encoding DUF4230 domain-containing protein: MRKILFGVIITLIILFGFKYCSDKKEDKITLQENSALIQESLKNVGKLVVTEGHFSQVFNYNNSKDLFGSLISVEKKALVVVNADVTVAYDLSKIEYKINEETKTLTILNIPKEEIKINPDFEYYDVQADFLNPFEAKDYNAIKKTVNQQFMKKIEASDLKSNAQNRLISELAKFYILTNSLGWTLQYNQNTIQAVEELNGLKL; encoded by the coding sequence ATGAGAAAGATACTTTTTGGAGTCATTATAACCTTAATAATACTCTTTGGCTTTAAATACTGTAGTGATAAAAAAGAAGACAAAATTACGCTTCAAGAAAACTCTGCTTTAATTCAAGAATCACTTAAAAATGTTGGTAAACTTGTGGTTACCGAAGGTCATTTTAGTCAAGTATTTAATTATAATAATTCAAAAGATTTATTTGGAAGTTTAATTTCTGTAGAAAAAAAAGCGTTGGTAGTTGTAAATGCAGATGTTACTGTGGCTTACGATTTAAGTAAAATTGAATATAAAATTAACGAAGAAACAAAAACGCTAACTATTTTAAATATTCCAAAGGAAGAAATAAAAATTAATCCCGATTTTGAGTACTACGATGTACAAGCCGATTTTTTAAACCCATTTGAGGCAAAAGATTATAATGCCATTAAAAAAACGGTAAACCAGCAATTTATGAAAAAAATCGAAGCTTCAGATTTAAAATCTAATGCACAAAATAGATTAATTAGTGAGTTAGCTAAATTTTATATTCTTACTAATTCTCTAGGATGGACACTGCAATACAATCAAAATACCATACAAGCAGTGGAAGAATTAAACGGTTTAAAATTATAA
- a CDS encoding GSCFA domain-containing protein, whose product MKLQTNIKLKKQEHNLIDYNSKLLLLGSCFSENIGSELDYFKFQSVSNPFGILFHPKAIETVVLKALQQKKYTDSDVFFHNEQWHSFDAHSVLSNTSKEGLLKNLNAQLLLLEKSILESTHIIITLGTAWIYNLIEENKIVANCHKVPQKAFKKTLLSIKGIEDSLQNCLENIKKLNKHATVVFTVSPVRHIKDGFVENMQSKSHLISAIHQVVNKNALYFPSYEIMMDELRDYRFYKSDMLHPNDTAIKYIWHKFQDVWMSIETQKIMDEVNVVQRGLQHKPFNRESQAHQKFLFKLNVKKESLISQFPHIIF is encoded by the coding sequence ATGAAACTACAAACAAACATAAAACTTAAAAAGCAAGAGCATAATCTTATCGATTATAATTCAAAACTCTTGCTTTTAGGTTCTTGTTTTTCAGAGAATATAGGTAGTGAGTTGGATTATTTCAAATTTCAATCGGTTTCAAATCCTTTTGGTATATTATTTCATCCTAAAGCTATAGAAACAGTAGTTTTAAAAGCACTTCAGCAAAAAAAATATACAGACAGCGATGTCTTTTTTCATAATGAACAATGGCATAGTTTTGATGCGCATTCGGTGTTAAGTAATACTTCAAAAGAAGGTTTGCTTAAAAATTTAAATGCACAATTACTTTTACTTGAAAAAAGTATTTTAGAATCAACACATATTATAATTACCTTAGGTACAGCTTGGATTTATAATTTAATAGAAGAAAATAAAATTGTAGCTAATTGCCATAAAGTGCCTCAAAAAGCATTTAAAAAAACACTACTGTCTATTAAAGGCATAGAGGATAGTCTTCAAAATTGTTTAGAAAATATAAAAAAGCTAAATAAACATGCTACAGTAGTTTTTACAGTGTCTCCAGTAAGGCATATTAAAGATGGCTTTGTAGAAAATATGCAAAGCAAGTCACATCTAATATCTGCTATACATCAAGTTGTAAATAAAAATGCGCTTTATTTTCCATCTTACGAGATTATGATGGATGAGCTTCGCGATTATCGTTTTTATAAGAGCGATATGTTGCATCCTAATGATACAGCTATAAAATATATATGGCATAAATTTCAAGACGTTTGGATGAGTATAGAAACTCAAAAAATAATGGATGAGGTAAATGTTGTGCAAAGAGGACTTCAGCATAAACCATTTAATAGAGAGTCTCAAGCTCACCAAAAGTTTTTGTTTAAACTAAATGTTAAAAAGGAATCATTAATATCTCAATTTCCACATATTATATTTTAA
- a CDS encoding YgcG family protein codes for MSLFFIGQIAFAQFEIPPKPSKKNGGQTSVYDYIDLLQPGQKTNLEHKLVKYSDTTSTQIVVAIISSTQGEYINYLGTQWAQKWGIGDQEKDNGIFILLARDDRKIGISTGYGTEHLMTDAMSRRIIERDIIPYFKRNDYYGGLNRGADAIFEVMNGEYQGTRQNDSGTFPAGVAFFLLIVFIILIISIVKNRNGGGNNGSGYDSRNTTRDILEAIILSNSGRGGYRSGSGGFGGGFGGSSGGGFGGGFGGGGFGGGGASGGW; via the coding sequence ATGTCTCTATTTTTTATAGGTCAAATTGCTTTTGCCCAATTTGAAATTCCACCTAAACCATCAAAAAAAAATGGTGGCCAAACCAGTGTTTATGATTATATAGACTTATTGCAACCTGGACAAAAAACCAACTTAGAGCATAAACTTGTTAAATATTCTGATACAACTTCAACACAAATTGTTGTAGCAATTATCTCTTCAACTCAAGGAGAATACATAAACTATCTTGGCACGCAATGGGCACAAAAATGGGGAATTGGAGATCAAGAAAAAGATAATGGTATCTTTATTTTATTAGCTCGTGATGACAGAAAAATAGGCATTAGCACAGGATATGGCACAGAGCATTTAATGACAGATGCTATGTCGCGTCGTATAATAGAGCGAGACATTATCCCATACTTTAAACGTAACGATTATTATGGAGGTTTAAATCGTGGAGCCGATGCCATTTTTGAAGTTATGAATGGTGAATACCAAGGTACAAGACAAAATGATAGTGGTACTTTTCCGGCTGGAGTTGCTTTCTTTTTACTTATTGTATTTATTATTCTAATTATTTCAATTGTAAAAAACAGAAATGGTGGCGGTAACAATGGCAGTGGTTACGATAGCCGAAACACTACACGAGACATACTCGAAGCTATTATACTTAGTAATTCTGGTCGTGGTGGCTATAGAAGTGGTTCTGGTGGTTTTGGCGGCGGTTTTGGAGGTAGCTCTGGTGGCGGTTTTGGCGGTGGCTTTGGCGGCGGCGGTTTTGGCGGTGGTGGCGCTTCTGGTGGTTGGTAA
- a CDS encoding M23 family metallopeptidase: MSKVKYYYDADTLSYRKITRKKRRTFKYAVAFLFSAAVFGILTVLLASQFLESPKEKALKRELSNMQLQFELLNKKMDEADAVLASIEDRDNNIYRLYFEANPIPEEQRKAGFGGVNRYKVFEGFDNSKLIKESNKRIDILQKRIVVQSKSLDEIAILAEEKEKFLATIPAIQPVNNEDLTRMASGFGMRTDPFTKARKMHWGMDFTAPRGTPVYASGDGVVTRADSNSSGYGKHIRIDHGYGYVSLYAHLYKYNVGKNQKVKRGDLIGFVGSTGRSEAPHLHYEIFKDDQRINPINFYYGSLTAEEFNKLLERASLENQSLD; this comes from the coding sequence ATGAGTAAGGTAAAATATTATTATGATGCAGATACGTTATCGTATCGTAAAATTACACGAAAAAAAAGGCGTACTTTTAAGTATGCAGTAGCGTTTTTATTTTCGGCAGCAGTATTTGGAATTTTAACTGTGCTTCTTGCGAGCCAGTTTTTAGAATCTCCAAAAGAAAAAGCACTTAAACGTGAATTAAGCAATATGCAACTGCAGTTTGAATTGCTTAACAAAAAAATGGATGAAGCTGATGCTGTTTTAGCAAGCATAGAAGATAGAGACAACAACATTTATAGATTGTATTTTGAAGCAAACCCAATACCAGAAGAACAACGTAAAGCTGGCTTTGGCGGTGTTAACAGGTATAAAGTTTTTGAAGGCTTTGACAACTCTAAACTTATAAAAGAAAGTAATAAACGTATAGATATACTACAAAAACGTATTGTTGTACAATCTAAATCTTTAGATGAAATTGCCATTTTAGCAGAAGAAAAAGAAAAATTCCTAGCAACTATTCCTGCAATACAACCGGTGAACAATGAAGATTTAACCCGAATGGCATCCGGTTTCGGTATGCGAACAGACCCATTTACAAAAGCCCGAAAAATGCATTGGGGAATGGATTTTACAGCTCCTCGCGGCACACCTGTATATGCTTCTGGCGATGGTGTTGTAACAAGAGCAGATAGTAACTCTTCTGGTTACGGTAAGCATATACGTATAGATCATGGCTATGGTTATGTATCCTTATATGCACATTTATACAAATATAACGTAGGTAAAAACCAAAAAGTAAAACGTGGAGATTTAATAGGTTTTGTGGGAAGTACAGGCCGAAGTGAAGCACCGCACTTACACTACGAAATTTTTAAAGACGACCAACGCATAAACCCAATAAACTTTTACTATGGTAGCTTAACAGCCGAAGAGTTTAATAAGTTACTAGAGCGTGCATCATTAGAAAATCAATCTCTAGATTAA
- a CDS encoding MerR family transcriptional regulator → MQINLPEKRYYSIGEVAKAFNVNTSLIRFWEKEFDLLKPKKTAKGNRKFTPEDIKNLKFIYHLVKERGFTLEGAKTHLKEEKQKSLTNFEIISKLEGIKAQLIKLKNEL, encoded by the coding sequence ATGCAAATTAACCTTCCAGAAAAACGTTATTATTCTATTGGTGAAGTTGCTAAAGCTTTTAACGTAAACACGTCTTTAATTAGATTTTGGGAAAAAGAATTCGATTTATTAAAACCTAAAAAAACAGCTAAAGGCAATCGTAAATTTACGCCAGAAGATATAAAGAATCTTAAATTTATATATCACCTAGTTAAAGAGCGAGGTTTTACTTTAGAAGGTGCAAAAACGCATTTAAAAGAAGAAAAACAAAAAAGCCTAACTAATTTTGAAATTATTAGTAAATTAGAAGGAATCAAGGCACAGTTAATAAAATTAAAAAATGAATTATAA
- a CDS encoding outer membrane beta-barrel protein — protein sequence MRKLLLIVSILFVSISFSQTKDFLVTGKLIGSDDQLPLEAATVYLQRVKDSSLVAYTISDRNGNFKLEDETGDSNLNLFISYVGYKTYFKELKMDKKEFNLGTVSLEISSNTLDEVVIKSVAPVTIKKDTLEFNVKSFKTKKDANVEDLLKQLPGVEVDEEGKIKVNGKEVNKILVNGKPFFGDDPTITTKNLTKDIIEKIQIVDTKTKSEAFTGEAGDKENKTINLTIKEENNKGVFGRVSAGGGTDERYELAGMVNVFDNDRRISVLAGGNNTNSPGFSFGEISKMFGRGGGMTFNSNGSFSIGGRSFGGGQGITTSQNIGANYADKIGEKIEANGDYFYASSSSFNESSSQRETILSDSRFFTNSNSRSDNDTDSHTVNLEFEIETDSTFQINIEPSFSYSKNNTRYSNNDETLNSDRVLTNQSSTNSNVESFAKQFKNDLSVTKRLGSKGAFLKFELENTIGRNESDDFLNSNTEIFGTNPETIVRNQYTIGDNESNGVTGEFTYRLPLIAKKLFLNFEYEYSRDRDENTQSTFDFDEVSQTYSEFNTDLSTDFNYTDSRSIPGIGITYRGEKWSTRFNASYNFRTLKNEDLLRPQFNVERKFKNLELSYSTDYRFSEKASLYFNYRLRNNPPQLRQLQAFTDVSNPLNTIIGNPNLGPANNHNFYLGFNNYDWQKRTGLYFNLNGSIDNNQVVSKTIVDPESLERVTTYENVDGNYRFGASGSYSKRIKIDSVKSVRLRGGAWANFNRNINFNNDVKYSSNVSSITPNFGVDFVWTKVLEFKPYYRITFTNNAYDIEAFEDREFTRHSAGLRTATFLPKKLEWRNDISYNYNPDVADGFQKSAWFWNSTLAYSILKDKAAITLKVYDLLNQNTNARRTATQDYIEDSQSTVLQQFFMVSFSWKFNSLGPKGKTGGNDVFFFD from the coding sequence ATGCGAAAGCTACTTCTAATTGTTTCAATTTTATTTGTCTCAATTTCATTCTCACAAACAAAAGATTTTTTAGTAACAGGAAAATTAATTGGCTCAGACGACCAGTTACCACTTGAGGCAGCCACAGTTTACTTGCAAAGAGTAAAAGACAGCTCTTTGGTTGCTTATACTATTTCCGACAGAAACGGAAACTTTAAATTAGAAGATGAAACAGGAGATAGTAACCTTAATTTATTCATTTCTTATGTAGGTTATAAAACCTATTTTAAAGAGCTGAAAATGGATAAAAAAGAATTTAATTTAGGAACAGTTTCTCTAGAAATAAGTTCTAATACTTTAGATGAAGTTGTAATAAAATCTGTCGCTCCGGTAACCATTAAAAAAGATACTTTAGAGTTTAACGTAAAATCTTTCAAAACTAAAAAAGACGCTAACGTAGAGGACTTGCTAAAACAATTACCAGGAGTTGAGGTAGATGAAGAAGGAAAAATAAAAGTAAACGGAAAGGAAGTAAATAAAATTCTTGTAAACGGCAAACCGTTTTTTGGTGACGACCCAACCATTACAACTAAAAACTTAACAAAAGATATTATAGAGAAAATTCAGATTGTAGATACCAAAACAAAATCTGAAGCCTTTACAGGAGAAGCTGGAGATAAAGAGAATAAAACCATTAACTTAACCATAAAAGAAGAAAACAATAAAGGTGTATTTGGGCGTGTTTCTGCTGGTGGAGGAACAGATGAAAGGTATGAACTTGCCGGTATGGTTAATGTGTTTGATAATGATAGAAGAATAAGCGTTTTAGCAGGTGGTAATAATACTAATTCACCAGGTTTTAGCTTTGGTGAAATTTCTAAAATGTTTGGTCGTGGCGGCGGCATGACATTTAATAGTAATGGTTCTTTTTCTATTGGAGGAAGATCTTTTGGTGGTGGACAAGGTATTACAACCTCACAAAATATAGGTGCTAATTACGCCGATAAAATTGGTGAGAAAATTGAAGCTAATGGCGATTATTTTTATGCATCTAGTAGTTCTTTTAATGAGAGTTCTTCGCAAAGAGAAACCATTCTATCAGACTCTCGATTTTTTACAAATTCAAATTCTAGATCAGATAATGACACAGACAGTCACACTGTAAATCTAGAATTTGAAATAGAAACAGATTCAACGTTTCAAATTAATATTGAGCCTTCATTTTCTTATTCAAAAAACAATACAAGATACAGTAATAACGACGAGACTTTAAATAGCGACCGTGTTTTAACCAACCAATCTTCTACAAACTCTAATGTAGAAAGTTTTGCAAAACAATTTAAAAACGATTTAAGTGTAACTAAACGTTTAGGAAGTAAAGGCGCTTTTTTAAAGTTTGAATTAGAAAATACTATAGGAAGAAACGAAAGCGACGATTTCTTAAATTCTAATACCGAAATATTTGGTACAAACCCAGAAACAATAGTTAGAAACCAATACACAATAGGTGATAATGAAAGTAACGGTGTAACTGGAGAATTTACTTATAGATTACCGTTAATTGCTAAAAAATTATTTTTAAATTTTGAGTACGAATACTCTCGAGATAGAGATGAAAACACACAAAGTACTTTCGATTTTGATGAAGTAAGCCAGACTTATTCAGAATTTAATACAGATTTAAGTACAGACTTTAATTATACAGATTCTAGAAGTATTCCAGGAATAGGAATAACCTATAGAGGTGAAAAATGGTCTACAAGATTTAATGCCAGTTATAACTTTAGAACACTTAAAAATGAAGATCTTCTACGTCCACAATTTAATGTAGAAAGAAAATTTAAAAATTTAGAATTAAGTTATAGCACAGATTATAGATTTAGTGAAAAAGCATCATTGTATTTTAATTATAGATTACGAAATAATCCACCACAATTAAGACAATTACAAGCATTTACAGATGTATCAAACCCATTAAATACCATAATAGGTAATCCAAATTTAGGACCTGCAAATAATCATAATTTCTATTTAGGTTTTAATAACTACGATTGGCAAAAACGTACAGGACTTTATTTTAACTTAAACGGAAGCATAGACAATAACCAAGTCGTATCAAAAACAATTGTAGATCCAGAAAGTTTAGAGCGTGTAACAACATACGAAAACGTAGATGGTAATTATAGATTTGGAGCCTCTGGAAGTTATAGTAAACGCATAAAAATAGATTCGGTTAAAAGTGTAAGATTACGTGGTGGCGCTTGGGCTAATTTTAATAGAAATATTAATTTTAATAATGATGTAAAATACTCAAGTAACGTAAGTAGTATTACACCAAATTTTGGTGTAGATTTTGTTTGGACTAAAGTATTAGAGTTTAAACCATACTATCGTATAACTTTTACAAATAATGCTTACGATATTGAAGCTTTTGAAGATAGAGAGTTTACAAGGCATTCTGCAGGATTAAGAACAGCAACATTTTTACCAAAAAAATTAGAATGGCGTAACGATATAAGTTATAATTATAATCCAGATGTGGCAGATGGTTTTCAAAAAAGTGCTTGGTTCTGGAATTCTACTTTAGCATATTCTATTTTAAAAGATAAAGCAGCAATAACTTTAAAAGTTTACGATTTGCTTAACCAAAACACCAACGCTAGGCGTACAGCAACTCAAGATTATATAGAAGATTCACAAAGTACAGTCCTGCAGCAGTTTTTTATGGTAAGCTTTAGTTGGAAGTTTAATAGTTTAGGACCAAAAGGAAAAACAGGAGGAAATGATGTGTTTTTCTTCGATTAA
- a CDS encoding LemA family protein, translating to MKKFLIPLIVIGLIIFAIYSWGVGINNTAVELEANAKTAWSNVESSYQRRSDLYSSVIKTVQGSADFERKTLNEVIEARSKATSVNIDANNLTPENVAKFQQAQSQLSGSFSRLIASFERYPELRTTEQFKEFISQQEGTENRINVARDRYNDAVNKYDIYTTKFPNKILAGMFGFKEMARYKADPGSEKVPDVEFNFE from the coding sequence ATGAAAAAATTTCTTATACCACTTATAGTTATTGGCCTTATTATTTTTGCTATTTACTCTTGGGGAGTTGGCATAAATAATACAGCAGTAGAGCTTGAAGCCAATGCAAAGACAGCATGGTCTAACGTAGAAAGTAGCTACCAAAGAAGAAGCGATTTATATAGTAGTGTTATAAAAACAGTACAAGGGTCGGCAGATTTTGAAAGAAAAACTTTAAACGAAGTTATAGAAGCAAGATCTAAAGCTACCTCTGTAAATATTGATGCTAATAATTTAACACCAGAAAATGTAGCTAAATTTCAACAAGCGCAAAGCCAGTTAAGCGGTTCGTTTAGTAGACTTATTGCATCATTTGAGCGTTATCCAGAATTAAGAACAACAGAGCAGTTTAAAGAATTTATTTCGCAACAAGAAGGAACAGAAAACCGTATTAATGTTGCAAGAGACAGATATAATGATGCTGTAAATAAATACGATATTTATACTACAAAATTTCCAAATAAAATACTTGCAGGCATGTTTGGCTTTAAAGAAATGGCTAGATATAAAGCAGATCCAGGTTCTGAAAAAGTTCCAGATGTAGAATTTAATTTCGAATAG